One genomic segment of Microcella indica includes these proteins:
- a CDS encoding class II fumarate hydratase has protein sequence MTETDDYRIEHDTMGEVRVPRDALYRAQTQRAVENFPISGSGLESGQIIALAQIKRAAALVNAELGILDAPLAQAIAEAAEQIIEGQHHDHFPVDTYQTGSGTSSNMNMNEVLATLATRIAGMDVHPNDHVNASQSSNDVFPTSVHVAVTSALLHELIPALEHLAVALEQKAEVWSTAVKAGRTHLMDATPVTLGQEFAGYARQVRLGVARVRSTIERVAEVPLGGTATGTGINTPLGFSQKVIVELASSTGLPITEALDHFEAQGARDGLVEASGALRVIAVSLTKICNDLRWMGSGPNTGLGELRIPDLQPGSSIMPGKVNPVVPEAVLMVCARVIGNDATVAWAGASGSFELNVAIPVMGTSLLESIRLLANSTRVLADKTVTGLEANLERARALAESSPSIVTPLNRVIGYEAAAKVAKHSVAEGLTIREAVIDLGFVERGEVTLEQLDSALEVLRMTAPGL, from the coding sequence GTGACCGAGACAGACGACTACCGCATCGAGCACGACACCATGGGCGAGGTGCGCGTGCCACGCGACGCCCTCTACCGGGCCCAGACCCAGCGCGCCGTCGAGAATTTCCCGATCTCCGGCTCGGGGCTCGAGTCGGGGCAGATCATCGCTCTCGCGCAGATCAAGCGCGCCGCCGCTCTCGTGAACGCCGAGCTCGGAATTCTGGATGCTCCGCTCGCGCAGGCCATCGCCGAAGCGGCAGAGCAGATCATCGAGGGGCAGCATCACGATCACTTCCCGGTCGACACCTACCAGACGGGCTCGGGCACGAGCTCGAACATGAACATGAACGAGGTGCTCGCGACCCTCGCGACGCGCATCGCGGGGATGGACGTTCACCCCAACGACCACGTGAACGCCTCCCAGTCGTCCAACGACGTCTTCCCCACCTCGGTGCACGTCGCCGTGACGAGCGCGCTGCTGCACGAGCTCATCCCCGCGCTCGAGCACCTCGCCGTCGCCCTCGAGCAGAAGGCCGAGGTGTGGTCGACCGCAGTCAAGGCCGGACGCACCCACCTCATGGACGCGACGCCGGTCACTCTGGGGCAGGAGTTCGCCGGCTATGCGCGACAGGTGCGCCTCGGCGTCGCGCGCGTGCGCTCCACGATCGAGCGCGTCGCGGAGGTGCCGCTCGGCGGCACGGCGACGGGCACAGGAATCAACACCCCGCTCGGATTCTCGCAGAAGGTCATCGTTGAGCTCGCGAGCTCCACGGGGCTGCCGATCACCGAGGCCCTCGATCACTTCGAAGCGCAGGGCGCCAGGGACGGCCTCGTGGAGGCGAGCGGCGCCCTGCGCGTCATCGCCGTGTCGCTCACCAAGATCTGCAACGACCTGCGGTGGATGGGGTCGGGCCCGAACACCGGCCTCGGGGAGCTGCGCATCCCCGATCTGCAGCCGGGCTCGTCGATCATGCCGGGCAAGGTCAACCCGGTCGTGCCCGAGGCCGTGCTCATGGTGTGCGCGCGCGTCATCGGCAACGACGCGACCGTTGCGTGGGCGGGCGCATCGGGCTCCTTCGAGCTCAACGTCGCGATCCCCGTCATGGGCACGTCGCTGCTCGAGTCGATCCGCCTCCTCGCCAACTCGACGCGGGTGCTCGCCGACAAGACCGTGACCGGTCTCGAGGCGAACCTCGAACGCGCTCGGGCCCTCGCCGAGAGCTCGCCCTCGATCGTGACGCCCCTCAACCGCGTCATCGGCTACGAGGCGGCCGCGAAGGTCGCCAAGCACTCCGTCGCTGAGGGTCTCACCATTCGCGAGGCCGTGATCGACCTCGGATTCGTCGAGCGCGGCGAGGTCACGCTCGAGCAGCTCGACAGCGCTCTCGAAGTGCTGCGCATGACGGCGCCGGGCCTCTAA
- a CDS encoding carbonic anhydrase, with the protein MTATRRTPAQAWREMERGNARFVSGEPQHPHQDVERRTELAGSQAPGAALFGCSDSRLAAEIIFDKGLGDLFVVRNAGQVISDSVVGSLEYAVAVLRVPLILVLGHDECGAVRAAMDSARPGAEPLPVHIRGIVNQILPAVQRVRMSAGASAIDQLDALEVGRQHLRDTVGALLSASELISEEVAAGTLAIVGANYKLREGRVEPDVVVGQI; encoded by the coding sequence ATGACTGCAACCCGACGCACCCCCGCCCAGGCCTGGCGCGAGATGGAGCGCGGCAACGCGCGGTTCGTCTCGGGCGAGCCGCAGCATCCGCACCAGGACGTCGAGCGGCGCACCGAGCTCGCCGGCTCGCAGGCCCCTGGCGCGGCCTTGTTCGGCTGCTCGGACTCTCGACTCGCCGCCGAGATCATCTTCGACAAGGGACTCGGCGACCTGTTCGTCGTGCGCAACGCCGGGCAGGTCATCAGTGACAGCGTCGTCGGCTCGCTCGAGTACGCCGTGGCAGTGCTGCGCGTGCCGCTCATCCTCGTGCTCGGGCACGACGAGTGCGGTGCTGTGCGGGCCGCGATGGACTCCGCCCGACCCGGCGCCGAGCCGTTGCCCGTGCACATCCGCGGCATCGTCAACCAGATCCTCCCCGCCGTTCAGCGCGTGCGCATGAGCGCGGGGGCGAGCGCGATCGACCAGCTCGACGCTCTCGAGGTCGGTCGTCAGCACTTGCGCGACACCGTCGGAGCGCTGCTCTCGGCGAGCGAGCTCATCAGCGAGGAGGTCGCCGCCGGTACGCTGGCCATCGTCGGCGCGAACTACAAGCTGCGCGAGGGTCGCGTCGAGCCCGACGTCGTCGTGGGCCAGATCTGA
- a CDS encoding DUF4245 domain-containing protein, producing MTSAGAGRVVAELGRPETPEETAARVAESRRRRRANQSTKNLVLSLVASLGIVLFLVVVVVRQTPTPPPVDYPSTAADASAALGTDVLAPTVPPAWSANRADLTASGGVREWYIGFLTDTDAFIALVQGFETNPTWLDDLLRGASGGEPVEIAGVEWNLYDRRGVDAVGSRQYALVTEAAESTIVLYGTASENEFALLATAIAADLPAEDETETAP from the coding sequence GTGACGTCTGCGGGAGCGGGCAGGGTCGTCGCCGAGCTCGGTCGGCCCGAGACGCCGGAGGAGACCGCGGCACGCGTGGCCGAGTCGCGGCGCCGTCGCCGCGCGAACCAGTCGACGAAGAATCTCGTGCTCTCCCTCGTCGCGTCGCTCGGCATCGTCCTGTTCCTCGTCGTCGTCGTCGTGCGGCAGACACCCACTCCCCCGCCCGTGGACTACCCGTCGACCGCAGCAGATGCCTCCGCCGCGCTCGGCACGGACGTGCTGGCGCCCACCGTCCCCCCGGCCTGGTCGGCCAACCGCGCCGACCTCACCGCGAGCGGCGGCGTGCGCGAGTGGTACATCGGCTTCCTCACCGACACCGACGCCTTCATCGCCCTGGTGCAGGGCTTCGAGACGAATCCGACGTGGCTCGATGACCTGCTGCGGGGTGCGTCGGGCGGAGAGCCCGTGGAGATCGCCGGGGTCGAGTGGAACCTCTACGATCGACGTGGGGTCGACGCCGTCGGCAGCCGCCAGTACGCCCTCGTGACCGAGGCCGCCGAGAGCACGATCGTGCTCTACGGCACCGCGTCGGAGAACGAGTTCGCGCTACTGGCTACTGCGATCGCCGCCGACCTTCCTGCCGAGGACGAGACCGAGACCGCACCGTAG
- a CDS encoding exodeoxyribonuclease VII small subunit — translation MTDVTDSPASETSPPERAEVSGLSYEQARDELVRVVSELEQGGATLEQSIALWERGEALARRCEEWLLGAKARLDAARAAASDDGSAP, via the coding sequence ATGACTGACGTGACCGACTCCCCCGCCTCCGAGACCTCCCCACCCGAGCGCGCCGAGGTCAGCGGCCTGAGCTACGAGCAGGCGAGAGACGAGCTCGTGCGCGTGGTCTCCGAGCTCGAGCAGGGCGGCGCGACGCTCGAGCAGTCGATCGCCCTGTGGGAGCGCGGCGAGGCGCTCGCGCGACGATGCGAGGAGTGGCTGCTCGGCGCGAAGGCTCGCCTCGACGCTGCTCGCGCCGCCGCCTCCGATGACGGCAGCGCCCCGTGA
- the xseA gene encoding exodeoxyribonuclease VII large subunit, with the protein MTDAPEAPRRPGAAPDPTASAADAPWPVGQLSSKLKGYIDRLGTVWVEGEITQWGVSGGNVYGKLKDLAAEATVSFTIWSSVRGKLPEGLGQGDRVIALVKANWWVKGGTLTMQVFEMRRVGLGDLLERLEQLRRQLTAEGLFAPERKRPLPFLPQCIGLVTARDSDAEKDVLRNAQLRWPSVSFRVHHSAVQGDRAVGELVAGIRALDADPDVDVIIVARGGGDFQNLLPFSDEAVVRAAADCETPLVSAIGHENDRPLLDDVADLRASTPTDAAKRVVPDVGEQLATVQQARSRLITRLTSMLTTEIERVAQFRSRPALASATWIIATRAEELTRLVARGAELTTRRLDSSLDALDERRRQLRALSPQRTLDRGYAIVQDDAGRVVSNAARASLDDALHVTLAAGRLTATVTGTEPSPNDAPSHTPTPSEGKQT; encoded by the coding sequence GTGACCGATGCCCCCGAGGCTCCCCGCCGCCCGGGAGCCGCACCCGATCCGACGGCGAGCGCCGCCGACGCGCCGTGGCCGGTGGGGCAGCTCTCCTCGAAGCTGAAGGGGTACATCGACCGCCTGGGCACGGTCTGGGTCGAGGGCGAGATCACCCAGTGGGGCGTCTCCGGCGGCAACGTCTACGGCAAGCTCAAAGACCTCGCAGCCGAGGCGACCGTCTCCTTCACCATCTGGTCCTCCGTGCGCGGGAAGCTGCCGGAGGGACTCGGTCAGGGCGATCGGGTCATCGCTCTCGTCAAGGCGAACTGGTGGGTCAAGGGCGGCACCCTGACGATGCAGGTGTTCGAGATGCGACGCGTCGGCCTGGGCGACCTTCTCGAGCGCCTCGAGCAGTTGCGGCGTCAGCTCACGGCCGAAGGGCTCTTCGCCCCCGAGCGCAAGAGGCCCCTGCCCTTCCTCCCGCAGTGCATCGGGCTCGTCACCGCACGCGACAGCGACGCAGAGAAGGACGTGCTGCGGAACGCGCAGCTGCGCTGGCCGTCCGTCTCGTTCCGCGTGCACCACTCCGCCGTGCAGGGCGACCGGGCCGTCGGCGAGCTCGTGGCGGGCATCCGAGCGCTCGATGCCGACCCCGACGTCGACGTCATCATCGTCGCGCGCGGCGGCGGCGACTTCCAGAACCTGCTGCCCTTCAGCGACGAGGCCGTGGTGCGCGCCGCCGCCGACTGCGAGACGCCCCTCGTGAGTGCGATCGGGCATGAGAACGACCGACCGCTGCTGGACGATGTCGCCGACCTTCGCGCCTCGACACCGACCGATGCCGCGAAACGGGTCGTGCCCGATGTCGGCGAGCAGCTCGCGACCGTGCAGCAGGCCCGGTCTCGGCTCATCACCCGGCTCACCTCGATGCTCACGACCGAGATCGAGCGCGTGGCGCAGTTCCGCTCCCGACCGGCGCTCGCGAGTGCGACGTGGATCATCGCCACGCGAGCGGAGGAGCTCACGCGCCTCGTCGCGCGCGGTGCGGAGTTGACGACGCGCCGCCTCGACAGCTCGCTCGACGCCCTCGACGAGCGGCGCCGCCAGCTGCGGGCGCTCTCTCCTCAGCGGACGCTCGATCGCGGCTACGCGATCGTGCAGGACGACGCCGGGCGCGTGGTGAGCAACGCCGCGCGAGCGTCGCTCGACGATGCGCTGCACGTGACTCTCGCCGCGGGCCGCCTGACCGCGACCGTGACGGGCACCGAGCCCTCGCCGAACGACGCCCCATCGCACACTCCCACCCCGAGCGAAGGAAAGCAGACCTAG
- a CDS encoding 4-hydroxy-3-methylbut-2-enyl diphosphate reductase, which yields MSTITNGAPVSTPIVPARRARLTDEPVAGSKRVLLAAPRGYCAGVDRAVIAVEKALEQYGAPVYVRKQIVHNIHVVTELEKSGAIFVDEVEEVPPGSHIVFSAHGVSPAVVQGAADRGLAAIDATCPLVTKVHREAVRFSKQDYRILLIGHAGHEEVEGTMGHAPERTILIGSPEEADTVEVPDADELIWLSQTTLSVDETMETVRRLRARFPHLQDPPSDDICYATQNRQVAIKKVAPECDLVIVVGSANSSNSVRLVEVALEYGARAAYRVDYASEIRQEWLEGVATVGVTSGASVPEVLVQQVLADLSDAGYGEVEEITTAEEDLLFSLPKELRVDKSGKRDDRALGGRTRA from the coding sequence GTGAGCACCATCACCAACGGAGCCCCCGTCAGCACACCGATCGTTCCCGCGCGGCGCGCGCGGTTGACCGACGAACCCGTCGCGGGCAGCAAGCGGGTGCTGCTCGCCGCGCCGCGCGGGTACTGCGCCGGCGTCGACCGGGCGGTCATCGCGGTCGAGAAGGCGCTCGAGCAGTACGGCGCACCCGTGTACGTGCGCAAGCAGATCGTGCACAACATCCACGTCGTGACCGAGCTCGAGAAGAGCGGTGCGATCTTCGTCGACGAGGTCGAGGAGGTGCCGCCGGGCTCGCACATCGTCTTCTCCGCCCACGGAGTCAGCCCGGCCGTCGTGCAGGGCGCGGCCGACCGCGGCCTCGCCGCGATCGACGCGACGTGCCCGCTCGTGACAAAGGTGCATCGCGAAGCGGTGCGCTTCTCGAAGCAGGACTACCGCATTCTGCTCATCGGTCATGCTGGCCACGAGGAGGTCGAGGGCACGATGGGTCACGCGCCCGAGCGCACGATCCTCATCGGCAGTCCGGAGGAGGCCGACACCGTCGAGGTGCCCGACGCCGACGAACTCATCTGGCTCTCGCAGACCACGCTAAGCGTCGACGAGACGATGGAGACCGTTCGGCGTCTGCGCGCGCGGTTCCCGCATCTGCAGGACCCTCCGAGTGACGACATCTGCTACGCGACGCAGAACCGTCAGGTCGCGATCAAGAAGGTCGCCCCGGAGTGCGATCTCGTGATCGTCGTCGGGTCGGCGAACAGCTCCAACAGCGTGCGCCTCGTGGAGGTGGCGCTCGAGTACGGTGCGCGGGCGGCCTACCGCGTCGACTACGCGAGTGAGATTCGGCAGGAGTGGCTCGAGGGTGTCGCGACCGTCGGCGTCACCTCCGGGGCGAGCGTTCCCGAGGTGCTCGTGCAGCAGGTGCTCGCCGACCTCTCCGACGCCGGCTACGGCGAGGTGGAGGAGATCACGACGGCCGAGGAGGACCTGCTGTTCTCGCTGCCGAAGGAGCTACGGGTCGACAAGTCGGGCAAGCGTGACGACCGCGCGCTCGGCGGGCGCACGCGGGCCTGA